Proteins encoded in a region of the Fusarium falciforme chromosome 6, complete sequence genome:
- a CDS encoding N-acetylglucosaminylphosphatidylinositol deacetylase, translating into MDFLLILAALAVILPGLYMYLASVAQTSWPALKNKRICLLIAHPDDEAMFFSPTVLALTRPEMGNHVKILCLSTGNADGLGDVRKKELVKSGMTLGLSDEDDVFVVDNPTDFPDSMTRMWDKNMIAGLLGSAFAPQFGHQRANNLQPTANIDVLITFDSYGVSSHPNHISLYLGARSFVQALTSESAFPSPVDLYTLTTVGIARKYSSFLDVFATLLSWKSAKNEDKAHPESLVFMNQLVGGHAFGTAWRAMTEAHKSQMVWFRYGWITLSRYMVINDLRLEKFKAQK; encoded by the exons ATGGACTTCCTCCTTATCCTCGCCGCGCTGGCGGTTATCCTCCCCGGCCTGTACATGTACCTGGCCAGCGTCGCACAAACGAGCTGGCCGGCCCTCAAGAACAAGCGCATCTGCCTCTTGATTGCGCACCCGGACGACGAGGCCATGTTCTTTTCTCCTACGGTCCTGGCCCTCACGAGACCCGAGATGGGTAACCACGTAAAGATCTTATGTTTGAGCACTG GGAACGCAGATGGACTAGGAGATGTTCGCAAGAAGGAACTAGTCAAGAGCGGCATGACGCTGGGCTTGagtgacgaggatgatgtgTTTGTGGTGGACAACCC GACCGACTTTCCCGACTCAATGACCAGGATGTGGGACAAGAACATGATCGCcggcctcctcggcagcgCATTTGCGCCCCAGTTCGGCCACCAGCGCGCCAACAACCTCCAGCCCACGGCCAACATCGATGTGCTCATCACCTTTGACAGCTACGGCGTGTCGTCGCACCCCAACCACATCTCGCTGTACCTCGGCGCGCGATCCTTCGTCCAGGCGCTGACCAGCGAGTCGGCGTTCCCGAGCCCCGTCGACCTGTACACGCTCACCACGGTGGGCATTGCGCGCAAGTACTCGTCCTTCCTGGACGTCTTTGCGACGCTTCTGTCTTGGAAGAGCGCCAAGAATGAGGACAAGGCGCACCCGGAATCTCTTGTCTTTATGAACCAGCTTGTCGGTGGTCATGCGTTCGGTACGGCCTGGCGCGCCATGACGGAGGCGCACAAGAGCCAGATGGTGTGGTTCCGCTATGGCTGGATTACTCTCAGTCGATACATGGTTATCAACGACCTGCGCCTGGAAAAGTTCAAGGCGCAGAAGTGA